The genomic DNA TCGTAGGGTTGCAGCACGGCACAGCCCTGCCCGGCCCAATAGGATGCAAGCCGCAGGATGATCTCTTGAAAACTGCGCGGTTGGTCGGCCATGTCGCCCCCTGTCAAACGTGAGCGTTGCATAGGCCGGGCGGCGGAAAGGGTCAATCGTGCCACAGCCGCTTAATTTGGGCGGACACACGCCGATTTGTGCTGCGGTGCGGAATGGTCCTGCTAAAAACGCGCGCGATAGGACAGTTCCAATTTCAAGGGTTTCAGGCTGATGACACGTTCCGCGATCTGGGTAAGCGCCCTCGCCCTGACCCTTGCGGCACAGGGCGCCGTGGCACAGGTCAGCGGCACCTGGATCCAGCTCGAGGCGCAGCCGACCCAGACCGCTGCCGACACCCGCGTCCGCGTCTATGCCCAGCGGTCCGAGGATGTGGCGGGCTTCGCCCTGGGTCGCAGCTGGTACGCTATCGTGGCCGGCCCCTACCCCGACCGGGCGGCGGCGACCGATGCGCTGCGCGATCTGCGGCAGGCCGGTCTGGCCCCCGGCGATGCCTTTCTGACGAATGGAGAGCGGTTCGGCGACCAGTTCTGGCCCGTCGCAGGTGCCACCCCGGCCGCATCAGCGCCCGAGACTGCCCCGCAAAGTCCGCGGGTCGTGACCATCACGACGCCCGACGCAAGCGCCCCCCAGACCGCACCCCAGATCCCCGAGGAAAGCCTGCAGGACGCCCGCGTGTCGGAACAGGCCTTGTCGCAGGCGCAAAAGGAACAGTTGCAGACCGCCCTGGGCTGGGCTGGCTTTTATGACGCAGCGGTCGACGGCGCCTTTGGCCGCGGCACCCGCAGCGCGATGGAGGCGTGGCAACTCGCTCAGGGCTTCACGCCCACCGGTGTCCTGACGACGGCGCAGCGCGCGCAACTGGTCGGCGCCTACAATGCCGTGCTGGACGGCATGAACCTGCAACTGGTCCGCGACACCGCCGCCGGGATCGAGGTGATGATCCCCACCGGCGCCGTCAGCTTTACCGGCTACGAGCCACCCTTCGCGCGCTATGGTGCCAAGGGCGACGTGCCCGCCCAAGTGCTGCTGATCAGTCAGGAGGGTGACCAGAACCGCCTCTTCGGCCTGTACGAAATCCTGCAGACGCTCAAGATCTTCCCACCCGATGGCGAACGCACCCGCAAGGACGCGAGCTTCGAGATCGCGGGCACCAATGCCGAAGTGCAGTCCTACGTCACCGCCCAACTGGCAGACGGTCAGATCAAGGGCTTCGCCCTCGTCTGGCCCGCCGGCGACAGCGCCCGCTTCGACCGGTTGCGCGCGGAAATGCAGGCAAGCTTTGCCGTGACCGAGGGCGTGCTGGACCCCGCCATCGCGCGCCCCGACGAGGATCAGGCCATCGACCTTGTCGCGGGCCTGCAGATCCGTAAGCCCAAGGCCTCCCGCACCGGGTTCTATATCGACGACGGCGGCCGCGTGCTGACCGATGCCGCTGCCCTCGCCTCCTGCGACGAGATCATGATCGACGGCAGCCACACCGCGACCGCGACGCTGGTGGACGAGGCCCTCGGCATCGCCGTGCTGACCCCCGACGACCGCCTGTCGCCGCAATCCGTCGCCGCCTTCCAGACGCAGGTGCCGCGCATCCAGACCGAAATCGCCGTCGCAGGCTTCCCCTATGGCGGCGTGCTGGTGACACCTACACTAACCTTCGGCCGCCTCGCCGACATCCGCGGGCTGAACGGAGAGGACACGATCAAACGCCTGACACTGACGGCACAGGCCGGCGACGCGGGCGGGCCCGTGTTCGACAACGGCGGCGCGGTGCTGGGCATGCTGCTGCCCAACACGCCGCGCGGCGGTCAGGTCCTGCCGCCCGACGTCAGCTTCCTGCTGGACGCCGGCACGATCGTCACCGCCCTCTCTGCCGCCGGGATCGCGACCGAGACGACCGACACCCTCGCCTTCATGCCCCCCGAAACCCTGACCCTGCGCGCGGCGGAAAGCACGGTGCTAGTGAGTTGCTGGTAAGGCTTTGACCGCTGCGACCGTGCGTGCTGCGACAGCAGTCAAAAACATGCATCAACCGGTCCGGTTTGGGACGGGGTTTGTGGCACGGGAAATCGGCTAGGAAAGAAGCCGTTCAAAACGAGTTTTTGGTACATGCGGAGGAGTGCATTACCGGCCTCCGTGCCTCAAAATAACGTCATATAAAATTACTAAAAATGAATCG from Loktanella sp. M215 includes the following:
- a CDS encoding trypsin-like peptidase domain-containing protein; the protein is MTRSAIWVSALALTLAAQGAVAQVSGTWIQLEAQPTQTAADTRVRVYAQRSEDVAGFALGRSWYAIVAGPYPDRAAATDALRDLRQAGLAPGDAFLTNGERFGDQFWPVAGATPAASAPETAPQSPRVVTITTPDASAPQTAPQIPEESLQDARVSEQALSQAQKEQLQTALGWAGFYDAAVDGAFGRGTRSAMEAWQLAQGFTPTGVLTTAQRAQLVGAYNAVLDGMNLQLVRDTAAGIEVMIPTGAVSFTGYEPPFARYGAKGDVPAQVLLISQEGDQNRLFGLYEILQTLKIFPPDGERTRKDASFEIAGTNAEVQSYVTAQLADGQIKGFALVWPAGDSARFDRLRAEMQASFAVTEGVLDPAIARPDEDQAIDLVAGLQIRKPKASRTGFYIDDGGRVLTDAAALASCDEIMIDGSHTATATLVDEALGIAVLTPDDRLSPQSVAAFQTQVPRIQTEIAVAGFPYGGVLVTPTLTFGRLADIRGLNGEDTIKRLTLTAQAGDAGGPVFDNGGAVLGMLLPNTPRGGQVLPPDVSFLLDAGTIVTALSAAGIATETTDTLAFMPPETLTLRAAESTVLVSCW